A single window of Aspergillus oryzae RIB40 DNA, chromosome 8 DNA harbors:
- a CDS encoding fungal specific transcription factor domain-containing protein (predicted protein), with protein MTARPLVFYVIQRRLDAEARGSATEDWKDGLSQNTVAVIDSCITAARATTVIMDAAAKHNLVATYGYLDGEYIFSAALLLVMVNAAFPHNETNARAMETALSLLRGMADRGNTYLGSRHSLLLELQSAIGPNRTRGEDAVLKAPVTPDSTQQPTPSTNVVEEQPPAVSPWPLEQDLPTMRDITFNFDINDDPGLWEEVLHQIDIDMDTDWIENTLRK; from the exons ATGACAGCTCGACCACTAGTCTTCTACGTCATTCAGCGGCGATTAGATGCCGAAGCCCGAGGTTCTGCTACCGAAGACTGGAAGGACGGACTGTCTCAGAATACAGTAGCTGTAATCGACAGCTGTATAACGGCAGCACGGGCTACCACAGTTATCATGGATGCCGCTGCGAAACATAATTTGGTCG CTACATATGGCTATCTCGACGGGGAGTATATCTTCTCTGCTGCCCTCCTGTTGGTGATGGTTAATGCCGCATTCCCGCATAACGAAACAAATGCCCGAGCGATGGAGACGGCACTGAGTCTGCTTCGCGGCATGGCAGACCGTGGAAATACGTATCTCGGCTCGCGTCATTCGCTGTTACTCGAGCTGCAGTCCGCCATTGGTCCGAACCGTACGAGAGGAGAGGATGCTGTCCTCAAGGCTCCTGTCACTCCAGATAGTACGCAACAGCCAACACCATCCACGAACGTGGTTGAAGAGCAACCTCCAGCGGTGTCGCCGTGGCCACTGGAACAAGATCTACCAACGATGCGAGATATTACGTTTAACTTTGACATCAACGACGACCCAGGGCTGTGGGAAGAGGTTCTACACCAGatcgatattgatatggataCAGACTGGATTGAGAATACGTTAAGGAAGTGA
- a CDS encoding uncharacterized protein (2-polyprenyl-6-methoxyphenol hydroxylase and related FAD-dependent oxidoreductases): MIQKIPREESDVLPVSVIDCHKREIVPVCGPCDYVALSYVWGQTAAQEAPKGDSLPHHLPRIVEDAMTVVRELGLQYLWVDRYCLDQSKKAEFQAQLNQMADIYRHALITIIGAAGSDGDYGLPGVSSRHRIKQPRIKIGDYTLWYSMTDPRKLVRESAWMTRAWTYQEGVFSWNWIAFTDEQVFFQRSNTEQTNLERWWKTSCEMFPDGGLGADANCPLLNMYDKVWQNEGAIHQLLAQYTARKLTYQSDAINGTLGLLKRCGNGPYRMNHYFGIPILGPLVIHRKAMGRDPSRRWPLMEAFLVNLCWKTKGPGPRRAEFPSWSWAGWQAVYEGSAQPLAHIGLTGRSLTKVKLSVKMKQVLVDWEAMCNMIHWDLYGDLKSLPPELYIQAPTVPLTVCQGLKESEDNFAGHAAHLAPMSWCAVLNDNEYQILIEIDLVDEEVASTLQTKDSLLLKGIILRHLDPHAALEYNYYDNQVWAFALVVLEDKGGTRRVGSLELRPDNYLVRWKYSVDHSSAKSGKCWVRGLLKEVSADVEIPPSSGASSGPNTSILATSVHQPVIIVGASLVGLSAALCLSKHRVPTIVLEKHAAISKHPRAIGFTSRTLEIYRWLGIADQIPEVPKDFNLMRARVESMTGKWFESTSWSDTGNSNKRSSQEVPAPKKQYSPSRGAALPQDQLEAILQVTAIDRGVDIRRQHWVKNVMQNQASVIVTVVDPQGKEIQIEGSYLIAADGSRSTIRELLQIPRNGRGHMQTMRSVLFRAPLEEYMQGVHQFNIDQPDLKAFMTTYNDGRWVLMFHDDVERDEPTLRSAINQAIGRSDLSVDIITTGRWDLAALVADTFQSGRVFLAGDAAHTLPPNRGGYGANTGIHDVDNLAWKLAAVLSGKSSPELLDTYDVERRPVALLRHDQIFARADYKVHLDKATPAGKKLDDDAMEFGQLYLSNGFIGVDNNLPRALKPDEWAGQPGTHVPHFWVIQDGTPFSILDRVGEDSWTLLSESAEWGNVVAQFADEGSFQETLGVSATGASLLRPDGYIAWRTKEMPANPAKCLDDVVTQVAFRVNSRQN, translated from the exons ATGATTCAGAAAATtccaagagaagaaagtgacGTGCTGCCCGTCTCAGTAATCGACTGCCACAAGCGAGAAATTGTCCCAGTGTGTGGTCCTTGCGACTATGTGGCTCTCAGTTACGTCTGGGGTCAGACAGCAGCGCAAGAGGCTCCCAAAGGCGACTCTCTGCCTCATCACCTTCCACGTATAGTCGAGGATGCCATGACTGTGGTAAGAGAGCTCGGCCTGCAGTATCTCTGGGTGGACAGGTACTGTTTAGATCAGAGCAAAAAGGCCGAGTTCCAAGCACAGCTCAACCAGATGGCCGACATTTATCGCCACGCACTTATAACTATTATCGGAGCAGCTGGCTCAGACGGGGACTACGGACTACCCGGCGTCAGCTCCCGACATCGAATCAAGCAGCCTCGCATCAAAATTGGCGACTACACGCTTTGGTATTCTATGACTGACCCGCGAAAACTAGTTCGAGAAAGCGCATGGATGACTCGCGCCTGGACATACCAAGAAGGGGTCTTTTCTTGGAACTGGATCGCATTCACCGATGAGCAAGTCTTCTTCCAGCGCTCGAACACAGAGCAGACAAACCTGGAACGCTGGTGGAAGACGTCCTGCGAGATGTTCCCTGACGGTGGGCTAGGAGCCGACGCAAATTGTCCGTTGCTGAACATGTACGACAAGGTATGGCAGAACGAGGGGGCTATTCACCAGCTTCTTGCACAATACACAGCTCGGAAGTTGACCTATCAGTCCGACGCGATTAACGGAACATTGGGGTTGTTGAAGCGTTGCGGAAATGGGCCGTATCGAATGAACCACTACTTTGGCATTCCGATTCTAGGACCGTTGGTCATCCATCGCAAGGCCATGGGTCGTGATCCCAGTCGGAGGTGGCCGCTGATGGAAGCTTTCCTGGTGAATTTATGCTGGAAGACGAAGGGGCCTGGGCCGCGCAGAGCTGAGTTCCCTAGTTGGTCATGGGCTGGCTGGCAAGCTGTCTATGAGGGCTCTGCTCAACCACTGGCTCATATTGGGCTCACTGGGAGAAGCTTGACTAAGGTGAAGCTGTCGGTGAAAATGAAGCAGGTCTTGGTAGACTGGGAGGCCATGTGTAACATGATTCACTGGGACCTTTACGGGGATTTAAAATCCCTACCGCCCGAGTTGTATATCCAGGCACCGACAGTTCCACTGACTGTCTGCCAAGGGTTAAAAGAAAGCGAGGATAATTTTGCTGGTCATGCTGCGCATCTTGCACCTATGTCCTGGTGTGCTGTGTTGAACGACAATGAATACCAGATTTTGATTGAGATCGATCTGGTCGACGAAGAAGTTGCATCGACGCTCCAGACGAAGGACTCTCTGCTGTTGAAAGGAATCATTCTCCGACATTTGGACCCTCATGCAGCCCTGGAATATAACTACTACGATAACCAGGTCTGGGCGTTTGCTCTGGTCGTGCTAGAAGATAAAGGCGGGACAAGGAGGGTTGGAAGCCTGGAGCTGCGGCCAGACAATTACTTGGTCCGTTGGAAATACAGTGTCGACCATTCAAGTGCGAAAAGTGGAAAGTGCTGGGTGCGCGGTCTCCTAAAGGA GGTGTCGGCCGACGTTGAGATTCCTCCGAGCTCGGGAGCTTCTTCGGGCCCGAACACTAGCATTTTA GCTACTTCAGTTCACCAAcccgtcatcatcgtcgggGCCAGCCTGGTCGGGCTTTCGGCCGCTCTGTGTCTATCCAAGCACAGGGTACCCACCATCGTCCTAGAGAAACATGCAGCCATCTCGAAGCACCCACGTGCTATCGGCTTTACATCGCGGACCTTGGAAATCTATCGCTGGCTTGGCATCGCCGACCAAATTCCGGAAGTCCCCAAAGACTTCAATCTGATGAGAGCGAGAGTCGAGAGCATGACAGGCAAATGGTTTGAAAGCACCTCCTGGTCAGACACGGGTAACTCCAACAAAAGGTCAAGCCAGGAGGTACCTGCTCCGAAGAAACAATACTCGCCGTCCCGCGGAGCGGCCTTGCCCCAGGATCAATTGGAAGCCATCCTCCAAGTGACAGCGATCGACAGAGGTGTGGACATCCGGCGCCAACATTGGGTAAAAAACGTGATGCAAAATCAGGCAAGTGTTATTGTCACAGTGGTTGATCCGCAGGGCAAGGAGATTCAAATCGAAGGTTCGTATCTCATCGCCGCAGACGGCAGTCGCAGCACAATTCGTGAGCTACTTCAGATCCCACGGAACGGGCGTGGCCATATGCAGACCATGCGCAGCGTACTGTTCCGCGCGCCCCTGGAGGAGTACATGCAGGGAGTGCACCAATTCAACATCGATCAACCGGATCTCAAAGCGTTTATGACGACCTATAATGATGGTCGGTGGGTATTGATGTTCCACGATGACGTGGAGCGCGATGAGCCCACCCTTCGCTCGGCAATCAACCAAGCCATCGGCAGATCGGACTTATCGGTTGACATTATTACGACCGGTCGCTGGGACTTAGCAGCTCTTGTCGCAGACACATTCCAGTCGGGGCGTGTTTTTCTCGCTGGTGATGCGGCACACACGCTGCCACCGAaccgaggaggatatggagcAAACACGGGAATACACGATGTTGATAACCTCGCCTGGAAGCTAGCGGCCGTTCTATCGGGCAAGTCATCCCCTGAACTCTTAGACACGTACGATGTGGAACGGCGTCCCGTGGCCCTCCTTCGCCATGATCAGATCTTTGCCCGAGCCGACTACAAAGTCCATTTGGACAAGGCTACGCCCGCCGGTAAAAAGCTCGATGATGATGCGATGGAATTTGGACAACTGTATCTATCAAATGGCTTTATAGGGGTCGACAATAACCTCCCACGAGCATTGAAGCCAGACGAATGGGCAGGGCAGCCGGGTACTCATGTGCCACATTTCTGGGTCATTCAAGATGGCACCCCTTTTTCAATCTTAGACCGGGTGGGCGAGGATTCATGGACACTGCTCTCTGAGTCGGCAGAATGGGGGAACGTTGTGGCTCAG TTTGCTGACGAAGGGAGCTTCCAAGAGACTCTGGGAGTGTCTGCCACTGGCGCATCGCTCCTGCGACCGGATGGATATATTGCCTGGAGGACAAAGGAGATGCCAGCAAATCCTGCGAAATGCCTGGATGATGTTGTAACTCAAGTCGCTTTTCGGGTGAATAGCCGTCAGAACTGA